The Borreliella andersonii genome has a segment encoding these proteins:
- the rpsU gene encoding 30S ribosomal protein S21: MVTVTVDKNENLEKALKRFKRMIEKEAIIREWKRREYYEKPSTIRVKKEKAFKRKQAKKVRKLKQKTNR, encoded by the coding sequence TTGGTAACAGTCACTGTGGACAAAAATGAAAATCTTGAAAAAGCATTGAAACGTTTCAAAAGAATGATTGAAAAAGAAGCAATTATTCGCGAATGGAAAAGAAGAGAATACTATGAGAAACCATCCACAATACGTGTAAAAAAGGAAAAAGCTTTTAAAAGAAAGCAGGCAAAAAAAGTAAGAAAATTAAAACAAAAAACTAACAGATAG
- a CDS encoding DNA translocase FtsK, translating into MKDFYQYFQFLFFFMLSVISFSLFVALTPLSNVFIFFVFNLLGQILLNVFSFLSFYLIVYPIVNWYAYKKHIFTKRFIFNWNYTVILFFTLIFLMKINSNVEKSYFIKIFLINFGIVLGNFFIFTLIILEFVVWIYLNYVLFKDVNFILDTFKFLEFKIKILFENILSYLPFSNSLDVKKDIKVYGDSVDDLKDSQVFDEKKNIINDEEYQALWTFSTFLRNNKKPSNINLDKTIFEGSNIEEASPLNKDVLNEGALNSDENVNETDESCEYKYLSNLEDNKLIISGKVKACEIRTKGIISQVSIPHVYSENIALNKKSDSYVIDISVFDQKEIKNDVKDVEYDKEIQKQSMILQETLKEFNINAKLIDIIKGPVVTMYAVRPDKGIKLSKITSISDNIALRLAAIRVRIIAPIPGREAVGIEIPNKKREFILISEIIDSKEFRNDFGIPFALGKEISGENIVFDLVNSPHLLIAGATGAGKSVCVNSLIASIIFSKSPDEVKLIMIDPKIVELKLFNDIPHLLTPVITDVKRALEALRWCLDEMERRYVLLDNLLVRDISSYNKKIKDENLNLMILPYLVIIIDEFADLILSARKDLENLISRLAAMARAVGIHLVLATQRPSVDVITGVIKANFPSRISFMVASSMDSRIILGSSGAEKLLGKGDMLYISSLNPFPQRIQGGFLKEREVYRLVEEVKKFGSPNYIDDEIFIDSVKEPDLVALGPSDEPMFDEALEIVKTTRKASASYLQRRLKIGYNRAARIIEIMEDMGYVGPVNGSKPREVLI; encoded by the coding sequence ATGAAAGATTTTTATCAATATTTTCAATTTTTGTTTTTTTTTATGCTTTCGGTTATTTCTTTTTCTCTTTTTGTAGCATTGACCCCTTTGAGCAACGTATTTATATTTTTTGTTTTCAATTTACTAGGACAAATACTTCTTAATGTTTTTTCATTTTTATCATTTTATTTAATAGTATATCCAATTGTTAATTGGTACGCCTATAAAAAACATATTTTTACTAAACGATTTATATTTAATTGGAATTATACCGTAATATTGTTTTTTACTTTAATATTTTTAATGAAAATTAATTCTAATGTTGAAAAATCTTATTTTATTAAAATATTTCTTATTAATTTTGGTATAGTATTGGGAAATTTTTTTATTTTTACTCTTATAATTTTAGAATTTGTTGTTTGGATTTACTTAAATTATGTTCTTTTCAAGGATGTTAATTTTATTTTGGATACTTTTAAATTTTTAGAGTTTAAGATTAAAATTTTGTTTGAAAACATATTAAGCTATTTACCCTTTTCAAATTCATTGGATGTAAAAAAAGATATAAAAGTTTATGGAGATTCTGTAGATGATCTTAAAGATTCTCAAGTTTTTGATGAGAAAAAAAATATTATTAATGATGAGGAATATCAAGCTTTATGGACATTTAGCACTTTTTTAAGAAACAATAAAAAACCTTCCAATATTAATTTAGACAAAACTATTTTTGAAGGCTCAAATATTGAAGAGGCAAGCCCTTTGAATAAGGATGTTTTAAATGAAGGTGCTTTAAATTCAGATGAAAATGTAAATGAAACTGATGAGTCTTGTGAGTATAAATATTTAAGCAATCTTGAAGATAATAAGTTAATTATTAGTGGGAAGGTTAAAGCCTGTGAGATAAGGACTAAGGGTATAATTAGTCAAGTTTCTATTCCTCATGTTTATAGCGAAAATATAGCTTTGAATAAAAAGAGCGATTCTTATGTTATTGATATTTCAGTTTTTGACCAGAAAGAGATTAAAAATGATGTAAAAGATGTTGAATATGATAAAGAAATTCAAAAGCAATCAATGATTCTCCAGGAGACATTAAAAGAGTTTAATATTAATGCTAAATTAATTGATATTATTAAAGGTCCTGTTGTAACAATGTATGCTGTTCGTCCGGATAAGGGAATTAAGCTTTCTAAGATTACTTCTATTTCTGATAATATTGCCTTAAGACTTGCGGCTATTAGGGTTAGAATTATTGCTCCAATTCCTGGTAGAGAAGCTGTAGGAATTGAAATTCCTAATAAAAAACGTGAGTTTATTTTGATTTCAGAGATAATAGATAGTAAAGAATTTAGGAATGATTTTGGAATTCCTTTTGCCCTTGGAAAGGAGATTAGTGGAGAAAATATTGTTTTTGACCTTGTAAATTCTCCACATTTATTAATAGCTGGTGCAACTGGGGCAGGTAAATCTGTTTGTGTGAATTCTTTAATTGCTTCAATTATTTTTTCAAAATCTCCAGATGAAGTGAAATTAATTATGATAGATCCCAAAATAGTTGAACTTAAACTTTTTAATGATATTCCTCATTTATTAACTCCAGTTATTACAGATGTAAAGAGAGCTTTAGAAGCTCTTAGATGGTGTCTTGATGAAATGGAGAGAAGGTATGTGCTTCTTGATAATTTGTTGGTGAGAGATATTTCTTCTTATAATAAAAAGATAAAAGATGAAAATTTGAATTTAATGATTTTGCCATATCTTGTAATAATTATTGATGAATTTGCAGATCTTATTCTTTCTGCAAGAAAAGATTTGGAAAATTTAATTTCTAGGCTTGCTGCAATGGCTAGAGCTGTGGGAATTCATTTGGTTCTTGCGACCCAAAGACCTTCAGTTGATGTTATTACGGGGGTAATAAAAGCCAATTTTCCTTCAAGAATTTCTTTCATGGTAGCCAGTTCTATGGATTCAAGAATAATTCTTGGATCTTCTGGTGCTGAAAAGCTTTTGGGAAAGGGGGATATGCTTTATATTAGCTCTTTAAATCCTTTTCCTCAAAGAATTCAGGGGGGATTTTTAAAGGAAAGAGAAGTTTACAGACTTGTTGAAGAGGTTAAAAAATTTGGTTCTCCAAATTATATTGATGATGAAATATTTATTGATAGTGTAAAAGAGCCAGATTTAGTTGCTCTTGGACCTTCTGATGAACCAATGTTTGATGAAGCTCTTGAGATTGTTAAGACCACAAGAAAAGCCTCAGCATCTTACCTGCAAAGAAGGTTGAAGATAGGTTACAACAGAGCAGCTAGAATTATTGAAATTATGGAAGACATGGGATATGTAGGGCCTGTTAATGGATCAAAACCAAGAGAGGTATTAATTTAA
- a CDS encoding undecaprenyl-diphosphate phosphatase: MTNILSAVILGIIQGITEFLPISSSGHLLLFRHFINLKLSIIFDIYLHLATVLVIIIYYRKRILDLFLTFIRFSLRKTVKSDLTNLRLILLILIITIVTGIVGTFVSKYERMFAVPLVLINFMITGILILMLEFNFLKIDFKGNILLSGIFMGLMQGLGAFPGISRSGITIFSASVIGFNRKSAFEISFLSLIPIVFGAILLKHKEFYNIFMVLNFFEINLGALIAFVVGIFSINFFFKMLNNKKLYYFSIYLFVLSMIVYYCFKI, encoded by the coding sequence ATGACAAATATTTTAAGTGCAGTTATTTTGGGTATTATTCAAGGCATTACAGAATTTTTACCAATATCTAGTTCGGGACATTTATTGCTTTTTAGGCATTTTATAAATTTAAAGCTCTCAATAATATTTGATATTTATTTACATCTTGCAACAGTTTTAGTGATTATTATTTACTACCGTAAAAGGATTTTGGATCTTTTTTTAACTTTTATTAGATTTTCTTTAAGAAAAACTGTTAAATCCGATTTAACAAATTTAAGGTTAATACTGTTAATATTAATAATAACTATTGTTACCGGAATTGTTGGGACTTTTGTTTCAAAATACGAGAGAATGTTTGCAGTACCTTTAGTTTTAATTAATTTTATGATAACAGGGATTTTAATCTTGATGCTAGAATTTAATTTTTTAAAAATTGATTTTAAAGGTAATATTTTGTTATCAGGAATTTTTATGGGGTTGATGCAAGGCTTAGGTGCGTTTCCAGGGATTTCTCGTTCAGGAATTACGATTTTTTCAGCATCAGTTATTGGATTTAATAGAAAAAGTGCATTTGAAATTTCATTTTTATCTTTAATTCCAATAGTTTTTGGAGCGATTTTATTAAAACATAAAGAATTTTATAATATTTTTATGGTTTTAAACTTTTTTGAAATAAACTTAGGAGCATTGATTGCTTTTGTTGTTGGTATTTTCTCAATAAATTTCTTTTTTAAAATGCTTAATAACAAAAAGCTGTATTATTTTTCGATATATTTATTTGTACTTTCAATGATAGTTTATTATTGTTTTAAAATATGA